From the genome of Latilactobacillus curvatus JCM 1096 = DSM 20019:
CTTAGTGATTACAGCGCATCAAGGACTTGGTGAAGGAATTGCGATTGCAGTGCCTTTAGCAGCTGCTGGTCAAGCTTTAACCATTTTTGTTCGGACAATTACGGTCTTCTTTGTTCATAAAGCAGATGATTACGCGAAGAACGGAAACTTCAAGGGGATAGAGCGAATGCATATTCTAGCCTTAGTTTTCCAAGCACTCCGTGTAATGATTCCAACATTGATTATTTGCCTAATTAGTGCAAGTGCTGTGAGCCACTTCTTAAATGGTATTCCAGAAGTAATTACTGGCGGATTGCAAATCGGTGGTGGCATTATCGTTGTTGTTGGATATGCCATGGTCATTAATATGATGGATGTGCCATATCTTAAACCATTCTTCTACATGGGCTTCTTATTCGCAGCCTTCACAAACTTTAATTTGGTTGGTTTCGGAGGATTAGGGCTATGTTTAGCACTATTATTCATCCAATTGAAATATCGTTCAGAAGGGGCAACACCACAACCTCAAGTAGCAGCTGAAAGTAACAATGATGGGATTGACGACGATCTCGATGATGATCTTGATGATTAGGAGGATGCAATAATGACAGAAAAGAAACTGACAAAAAAAGATTTAAATCAAATGTTCTGGCGGTCAAATTTACTGTTAGGATCGTTTAACTTTGAACGTGTTCAAAATATGGGGTTTGCATTTGTAATGATTCCAGCAATTAAACGTCTTTATCCAGAAGGTGAAGAACGTAACGAGGCATTGCAACGTCATTTGGAATGGTTTAACACTCATCCATGGCTAACTGGTCCGATCTTCGGGGTTGTGAGTGCAATGGAAGAAGAAAAAGCCAACACACACGAATTACCAGGGAATTCGATTGCGGCGATGAAGATTGGTTTGATGGGCCCATTGGCTGGGGTTGGGGATCCGATTTTCTGGGGAACAGCACGACCAGTTTTGGCTGCACTTGGGGCTAGTTTAGCGACAGCCGGGAGTATTGCGGGCCCATTATTGTTCTTTATCGGTATTAACATCTTGCGGTTAGCAACTAAGTATTTTGGGTTGATGCAAGGCTACAGTCGTGGGAACGAATTAATTCAGAGTATGGCCAGTGGTGCCATTAAGAAATTAACGGAAGGTGCTTCGATTGTTGGGTTATTCGTTATGGGGGCTCTCGTTAATAAATGGACGACGATTAATATTCCGATTGTTGCAACGCGGATTAAAGGCGCTGGCGGTAAGGTGAAAATTCAAACGGTTCAACAAGTTTTGGATAGCATTTTACCAGGGATGCTCGCATTATTATTAACCTTATTTGTCTCATGGTTATTGAAGAAAAAAGTGAACCCTTTATTGATTATCCTTGTGATCTTTGTCATCGGGATAGCAGGAAAAGCATTTGGATTCTTAAGCTAGAGTGCGAATTTGAACGGGTTTGCTTTGAGAATTAACAGCAAAAAGTGGATTATGATGCGCTTAGTTATGATTCGTTTTAGATGACAATATTAGAAAATGAATTTGTGATAATAATTTTTTCGCAAATTCATTTTTTTGATTTTTTTTAATGAACGACTAAAATTACATCTTGTAAGTTAGTGAGTGATTACTCACTAATCGAATGGAGGAAACTACTATGTTGCAAACTATGATTCGTTTACAGCATTTGGCGAAACAATTTGGCAAGCAACAAGTGCTAACGGATATTCATTTCGATGTTCAAAAAGGCGAGATTGTCGGGTTGATTGGACCTTCTGGTGCTGGCAAGTCAACTGTGATTAAGGCGATTTTAGGGATGATAACGGTCGATAGCGGACAAGCGACCGTCTTTGACACTCAAATGCCCAATCGTGAATTGCTAGCGAGAATTGGCTATATGGCCCAAACCGACGCGCTTTATGAAACGTTGACGCCCGTGAAAACTTGTACTTTTATGGGCAGATGAAGGGCATCGCGAAAAATCAGCTTATTCAGGATAGCGAACATGTCGCGACTGTTGTGGATTTAATGGGCGACCTGGATAAACGGGTGGCGAATTTTTCAGGCGGGATGCAACGCCGGTTATCATTGGCGATTGCGTTGTTAGGAGCACCAGATTTATTGATTTTGGATGAACCCACGGTCGGGATTGATCCAGCGCTCCGCCAAAAAATTTGGCGGGAACTCCATCAAATTCGGGATGCCGGCCGCAGCATTTTAATCACGACGCATGTGATGGATGAAGCGGAATTGGTCGATCAAGTGGCTTTATTGATGGCGGGCAAAGTGATGGCGTTTAATCCACCAGAAGTTCTAAAGGCGCAATATCAAGTACCGACGATTGAAGCTGTCTTTTTAAAGGCCGAGGGGGTGCAAGCATGAAAACTTTTGCAATCGCTAAACGGGTTTTAACGGAATTATCACGGGATAAGCGGACATTGGCGCTAATGTTTGTCGCACCGATTTTGATTATTCTACTATATAAGTTTAATTTTTTTAGCGAGTTCAACGACGAACATCAAGATGGGCATTGTTGCAGTGCCGACGGAACTTAAACAACAACTTGACGACATTAAACACGTGACCGTTAAACGCTATGCAACCGAATCGGCCGCTAAAAAAGCGTTGAAGGCCAATTGAATTGATTCTATTGTTCAACGCAAAGCGAATCAATATGACTTAACTTATGCAAACGTCGATGCGGCTCAAACGACAGCAGCCAAAATAGCGTTTAAGAATGCGCTAATGAATCAAACGGTTGCAGGACTACAACAGAAATTAACGCAGACGTCGATTGCTTTGGCCGTCATCACGCATCAACAGATTAAGCAACCAACCATTAAGCAGATGAAACTAAAGAATCATTATGCTTACGGGAATGCTGATACAGGGTTCTTCAATAAAATATTACCGATTTTGATTGGCTTTTTCGTGTTCTTCTTCGTCTTTTTGATTTCGGGGATGGCACTGTTGCGCGAACGGACAAGCGGGACGCTCGATCGGTTGTTAGCGACGCCGGTCAAACGTTATGAAATTGTCTTTGGTTATCTGTTGAGTTATGGTGTCTTGGCAATTATCCAAACACTGGTGTTTGTACTTGTGACAATTTTGATTCTGGGTGTACAAGTGGTTGGCAATATCGGCAGCTTAGTGGTGGTCAATCTCTTATTGGCACTAGTGGCATTGTCTTTTGGTATTTTATTATCGACCTTTGCCAATTCCGAATTTCAGATGATGCAGTTTATACCAATTGTAGTGATTCCCCAAGTCTTTTTCACAGGGATTATTTCGCTCGACTCAATGGCCAACTGGGTGCAGGTCATTTCATATGTGATGCCCATTCGCTATTCTGGGTCGGCTTCCAGTGCGATTATGTTACGCGGCACGCATCTGAGCGCACTTTGGCCCGAGATGGCAATCTTACTTGTATTCTTGGTGATTTCTACTATACTGAATATTACTGGTCTTAAGCGGTATCGGAAGGTTTAAGAATGTGCGAAGGAGACAACTGATGGAGAGTAATTTATTTAACGATTATCAAGAGTGGTTTGACCAACAAGAAATGCCAGCCGGTAAACGGAGGGTGCTCAAAGCCGGTGTCGAATTATTTGCGAAACAAGGTTATGACGGTACTTCAACTGCTCAAATTGCAACGCAGGCCGGTGTTAGTCAGGCAACGATTTTTAAATATTTTAAGACAAAACAGGATCTGTTATTAGCGATTGTCAAACCGATGATTCATAACCTTTTGCCGGTAGTGCGCGACGAGTTTTTAGCGCATTTGGAACAACCAACGGACTTACCAACTTTGGTGCATTATATTGTGGCAGATCGGTATCATTTTTTAAAAACAAACGCCGCGTTATTAGAAATCTTGTTAATCCAATTATTGGTGGATGATCAGGTACGGCAACTCTTCTTGGAAGTGATTATTGCTTCGCGCCCCGCTTTTGAAAACAGTGTTTTAAAAACGGCTTTTGAAAAACAATTGGTGCGTGCGGAGATTACGATTAGTGACTTCATTAGGACGATTGTAGGCCAACTATTAGCTTACTTCTTCCAGAACAAGTTGATGCCCGCTGATCAAATTGATGAAGCAACCGATTTAGCTAGAATTGAAGGCATCATTATTAATGGATTACAATAGTCTATAAAAGCCGTCACGGTTAACGTGGCGGCTTTTATTTGTTTGTATTAATAAGTGTATCGCGGAAGACCTGACTGGCACTTGAAAAGACTTGGCCCTTTTTCCAGATGATGTTCGTATTGACGGTGAGTGGCGGATTTAATGGAATGAATTTTAAGCTATTTTCCTTCGTATTGATAATGCCGTCGATGCACAATGCTGCGTTGTTACTTGTTTTTACGAGAAGCGACGCGTTGTATAAAAGCGTATAAGTGCCGACAACTTCGAGTTGGTCGAGGTTGACGCCAAACCAATTACTAATTTGTTGGTGAACGAGGGATTGACCCGAAATAAGTAAGGGATATTGGGCTAAGGTCGTTGCATCCACGGTCGATTGACTTGCTAAGGGATGATCATCGGCAACGAGCACGCCCCAGTGATCGGACATGGGTAAGCGGACGTATTCGTAGCGTTGCTTTTCAACGGGATCAATGACGAGTCCAAAATCAAGCAAGCCTTGATCAATGCGTTCTTTGACTTCATCGGCTGAACCACTGAAGAGTTGTACGGTGATGTCAGGGTAACGTTGGCGGAGATCATTGATGATGACCGCGATTAGTTGAAAAGCTTGTGTTTCGCCTGAACCGATACTGATTGACCCGCTGACGACAGTCTTGTGGGTTAAGTTGGTGGTTGTGGTTTCTACTAATGATAGAATTTCGCGGCCCCTTTTTTGGAGATAAATCCCGTCGGTGGTCAACGTAATTTCACGGTTACCACGGGTAAAAAGTTGGACGCCCAATTCACTTTCTAAGTCCTTCAATTGTTTAGAGAGCGTCGGTTGTGATAAATGGAGGACTTCAGCGGCTTTGCTGATCGTCTTTTCTTGTGCAACGGTTAAAAAATAATTCAAAACGCGAATGTCCATGGCGATTCTCCTATCGTTAAAAGTTATACTTGGATATTCAATATAAGTATTAGTCATCGCTAGTGTAGCGAAGTATACTGAAAATATCAAGCACGGTAAAAGGAGGTGCGAAGCAATGGATTATTCACTACAATCAAGAATCACGGGGCGACCGATCTATCATGATTCAGAGTTGTTGCAAGAAATTCACTTGGTCAAAGGGAATAACGAGCGGTTGGTGATGGAAATGAACACCGGCTATCACGATGCAGCTGAGGTTCGATCGTATTTAAAAAGTATTACGGATCAAGAAATCGATGAAACGGTAGCTGTGTCATTACCGTTTTATACGGACTACGGTAAGCACATCACGCTTGGGAAACATATTTTTATTAATAATAATGTCTTATTCGTCGATCTAGGTGGGATTACGATTGATGATCACGTGTTGATTGGGCCGCGTGCCTCCTTGATAACAGTCAATCATTTGGAAAATCCAGCTGATCGGCGTGGTTTATTCGTTAAACCAGTGCATATCAAACAGAACGCATGGATTGGTGCCGGGGCAACAATTCTACCGGGGGTAACGGTCGGCGAAAATGCGATTGTCGCTGCCAACGCCACGATCACCAAAGATGTGCCAGACAATATGATTGTCGCCGGGACACCGGCAAAAGTCATGCGTCAAATCAAATTAGAAAAGGAGTTTTAACATGTCAATTCAAAATAAAGTCGTGATCATTACAGGTGCCTCATCAGGTATCGGGGCAGCAACTGCCAAATTATTAGCAAGCAAAGGGGCTAAGGTTGTTTTAGCAGCTCGTCGTGAAGATCGTTTACAAGCTTTAGCATCAGAAATCGGTGCAAATGCGATTTATCAAGCAACGGATGTGACTAATCGGGCTCAAATGGCGAGCTTAGTCCAATTGGCGCTTGATCATTTCGGTTGCGTAGATGTTTTATACAACAATGCCGGCGTGATGCCACAAGGAAACCTGAGCGAACGCGATTATGATCAATGGCAAAAGATGCTCGACATCAACATCATGGGCGTTTTAAACGGGATCGGGGCGGTCTTACCAACGATGCAAGCCCAACAAGATGGTTTGATTATTTCAACTGATTCGGTTGCCGGGCACG
Proteins encoded in this window:
- a CDS encoding PTS mannose/fructose/sorbose transporter subunit IIC — protein: MSAIQIILLMVVAAITGIGSVLDEAQTHRPLVACTLVGLILGDLQTGIILGGTLEMMALGWMNVGLAMAPDTAIASVISTILVITAHQGLGEGIAIAVPLAAAGQALTIFVRTITVFFVHKADDYAKNGNFKGIERMHILALVFQALRVMIPTLIICLISASAVSHFLNGIPEVITGGLQIGGGIIVVVGYAMVINMMDVPYLKPFFYMGFLFAAFTNFNLVGFGGLGLCLALLFIQLKYRSEGATPQPQVAAESNNDGIDDDLDDDLDD
- a CDS encoding PTS system mannose/fructose/sorbose family transporter subunit IID, translated to MTEKKLTKKDLNQMFWRSNLLLGSFNFERVQNMGFAFVMIPAIKRLYPEGEERNEALQRHLEWFNTHPWLTGPIFGVVSAMEEEKANTHELPGNSIAAMKIGLMGPLAGVGDPIFWGTARPVLAALGASLATAGSIAGPLLFFIGINILRLATKYFGLMQGYSRGNELIQSMASGAIKKLTEGASIVGLFVMGALVNKWTTINIPIVATRIKGAGGKVKIQTVQQVLDSILPGMLALLLTLFVSWLLKKKVNPLLIILVIFVIGIAGKAFGFLS
- a CDS encoding TetR/AcrR family transcriptional regulator translates to MESNLFNDYQEWFDQQEMPAGKRRVLKAGVELFAKQGYDGTSTAQIATQAGVSQATIFKYFKTKQDLLLAIVKPMIHNLLPVVRDEFLAHLEQPTDLPTLVHYIVADRYHFLKTNAALLEILLIQLLVDDQVRQLFLEVIIASRPAFENSVLKTAFEKQLVRAEITISDFIRTIVGQLLAYFFQNKLMPADQIDEATDLARIEGIIINGLQ
- a CDS encoding LysR family transcriptional regulator, yielding MDIRVLNYFLTVAQEKTISKAAEVLHLSQPTLSKQLKDLESELGVQLFTRGNREITLTTDGIYLQKRGREILSLVETTTTNLTHKTVVSGSISIGSGETQAFQLIAVIINDLRQRYPDITVQLFSGSADEVKERIDQGLLDFGLVIDPVEKQRYEYVRLPMSDHWGVLVADDHPLASQSTVDATTLAQYPLLISGQSLVHQQISNWFGVNLDQLEVVGTYTLLYNASLLVKTSNNAALCIDGIINTKENSLKFIPLNPPLTVNTNIIWKKGQVFSSASQVFRDTLINTNK
- a CDS encoding DapH/DapD/GlmU-related protein, with product MDYSLQSRITGRPIYHDSELLQEIHLVKGNNERLVMEMNTGYHDAAEVRSYLKSITDQEIDETVAVSLPFYTDYGKHITLGKHIFINNNVLFVDLGGITIDDHVLIGPRASLITVNHLENPADRRGLFVKPVHIKQNAWIGAGATILPGVTVGENAIVAANATITKDVPDNMIVAGTPAKVMRQIKLEKEF
- a CDS encoding SDR family oxidoreductase, which translates into the protein MSIQNKVVIITGASSGIGAATAKLLASKGAKVVLAARREDRLQALASEIGANAIYQATDVTNRAQMASLVQLALDHFGCVDVLYNNAGVMPQGNLSERDYDQWQKMLDINIMGVLNGIGAVLPTMQAQQDGLIISTDSVAGHVVYPASAVYNGTKYAVRAIMEGLRQEEKDNGIRSTIVSPGAVKTELVNTIGNPAVFEGVKQLMDAPEESALALNPEDIANAVLYAIDQPEHVVVSEVLIRPAKQQV